In Prunus dulcis chromosome 2, ALMONDv2, whole genome shotgun sequence, a single genomic region encodes these proteins:
- the LOC117618323 gene encoding uncharacterized protein LOC117618323, which yields MTIPKTVKDIKSLTGRVAALTRFISKATDRCAPFFKALKGSKRSITWTAECDTAFSELKEYMGRAPLLSTPEQGDILVIYLSILVSAVSSVLIRPRDNAEHPMHYVSKALQDAEVWYPDIEKLAFALEPQASAATQLITGPNLPSSQDHTTTKGTFDLTQPLWTLLVDGSSNAQGCGASLVLISLDKVALEYPLRFKFQASNNEAEYKALLAGLRLAKEMDAKQIQIFSDSQLIVHQVNQDFTAKDALMTTYLQHTRHLLATFHAYSINQVPRSENSHADALARLASALKQGIGRHIHIEFLDQPSTQAPLICTIDNSPTWMDPILQFLQNQTLLANSAEARHVLYRSARYLIINDSLYKQGFSLPYLRCLTPEEGHYVLREIHEGICGNHSGSRSLAHKAILQGYFWPSLHTDAQAFTQKCDKCQRFANIPQLPAEPLTAMVSPWPFAQWGLDLIGPMPEGKGQVKYAVVAVDYFTKWAEAEALATITAARIETFVWQNIVCRFGISNSIITNNGRQFDNAKLKEFCSNLKIRL from the exons ATGACTATACCTAAGACGGTCAAGGATATCAAAAGCCTTACAGGGCGTGTCGCAGCCCTGACCAGATTTATCTCCAAGGCCACTGACCGTTGTGCCCCATTCTTCAAGGCACTTAAGGGCAGCAAGAGAAGCATCACCTGGACTGCTGAATGTGACACGGCTTTCAGCGAGCTCAAGGAGTATATGGGTCGGGCCCCTTTATTGTCAACCCCTGAGCAAGGAGACATCCTCGTGATTTATCTCTCCATCTTAGTTTCGGCAGTTAGCTCTGTGCTCATCCGACCAAGGGATAACGCGGAGCACCCAATGCATTATGTTAGTAAAGCATTGCAGGATGCCGAGGTCTGGTACCCAGACATTGAAAAACTGGCGTTCGCCCTG GAACCCCAAGCCTCAGCAGCTACCCAGCTCATAACCGGACCCAATCTCCCTTCGAGCCAAGACCACACCACCACCAAAGGTACTTTCGACCTGACCCAGCCCCTGTGGACTTTACTTGTGGATGGCTCTTCTAATGCCCAAGGGTGTGGGGCCAGCCTCGTTCTCATCTCCCTAGACAAGGTTGCCCTTGAGTACCCTCTCCGCTTCAAATTCCAAGCCTCCAACAATGAGGCCGAATATAAAGCACTCTTAGCTGGCCTTCGACTAGCCAAAGAGATGGACGCCAAACAAATTCAGATATTCAGTGACTCACAGCTCATTGTCCATCAAGTCAACCAGGACTTCACGGCCAAGGATGCCCTTATGACAACTTACCTCCAGCACACCCGGCACTTGCTTGCAACCTTCCACGCTTATTCTATAAACCAGGTGCCACGCTCTGAGAACAGCCATGCTGATGCATTGGCTAGGTTAGCATCAGCCTTGAAGCAGGGTATAGGTCGCCACATCCACATCGAATTCTTGGACCAGCCCAGCACACAAGCCCCACTCATCTGTACCATTGATAACAGCCCTACATGGATGGACCCCATCCTTCAATTTTTGCAGAACCAAACACTACTGGCTAATTCTGCTGAGGCACGACACGTTCTCTATCGCTCTGCCCGATACCTGATCATTAACGACTCCTTATACAAGCAGGGTTTCAGCCTTCCTTACCTCCGATGTCTGACTCCAGAGGAGGGTCATTATGTCCTTCGGGAAATCCATGAAGGCATTTGCGGCAACCACTCGGGCTCACGCTCACTGGCTCATAAGGCAATTCTCCAGGGATACTTCTGGCCTTCACTCCATACTGATGCCCAGGCCTTCACCCAGAAATGCGACAAGTGTCAGAGATTTGCCAACATTCCACAACTCCCAGCTGAACCATTGACAGCCATGGTCAGTCCTTGGCCATTTGCCCAATGGGGACTGGACCTCATTGGACCAATGCCTGAGGGCAAGGGCCAAGTCAAATATGCAGTTGTAGCCGtagactacttcaccaaatgggctGAAGCCGAAGCCTTAGCCACCATCACTGCGGCCCGCATCGAAACCTTTGTGTGGCAAAATATCGTATGTCGCTTCGGCATCTCCAACTCCATCATCACAAACAATGGCCGGCAATTTGACAATGCAAAACTCAAAGAATTTTGTTCTAACCTCAAGATCCGTCTTTGA